DNA sequence from the Agromyces aureus genome:
GCATGCACGGCTCGTTCTTCCCGAACAGTCGCGAATACGCACGGACCTGGGGTCTCGACGATGCCAGGTTCTCCCAGTTGCCCACGACTACGATGGTCATGCATCCCGGGCCGATGAACCGAGGGCTGGAGATCTCCGCCCTCGCGGCGGACTCTGCGCAGTCCACGGTCAGGGAGCAGGTCGCGAACGGAGTATCAGTGAGAATGGCCGCCCTGTATCTGCTGCTTTCGGGCGAGCGAGGTGAGCTGCGATGACCGAGTCGTTCCTCATCACGGGCGCGACGCTCGCGTCGGGCGAGCGCGCCGACATCCGCATCGCCGACGGTCGCATCACCGAGGTCGGTCGCCTTACGGATGCCGCGGGCGCGACGATCGTCGACGCCGACGGCCTGATCGCGCTGCCGGGTCTGGTCGACCTGCACACCCATCTGCGCGAGCCCGGGTACGAGCAGAGCGAGACGGTGCTCACGGGCACGCAGGCGGCCGCCGCCGGCGGCTTCACGGCGGTCTTCGCGATGGCCAACACCTCGCCCGTGGCCGACACGGCCGGTGTGGTCGAGCAGGTCGCGAGCCTCGGCACCGCCGCCGGCTACGCCACGGTGCAGCCGATCGGCGCCGTCACGGTCGGGCTCGAGGGCGAGCAGCTCGCCGAGCTCGGCGCGATGGCCCGGTCGCGGGCCAACGTGCGCGTCTTCAGCGACGACGGGTTCTGCGTCTTCGACCCGCTGCTGATGCGTCGCGCCCTCGAGTACGTCAAGGCCTTCGACGGCGTCGTCGCGCAGCACGCGCAGGAGCCGCGGCTCACGCAGGGCGCGCAGATGAACGAGGGTGCGCTCTCGGGCGAGCTCGGACTCGCCGGCTGGCCTGCCGTGGCCGAGGAGTCGATCATCGCGCGCGACGTGCTGCTCGCCGAGCACGTCGGCAGCCGCCTGCACGTCTGCCACGTCTCGACCGCCGGGTCGGTCGAGGTCATCCGCTGGGCGAAGGCCCGCGGCATCGACGTCACGGCCGAGGTCACGCCGCACCACCTGCTCCTCACCGAGGATCTCGTGGCGAGCTACGACCCGCGCTACAAGGTGAATCCGCCTCTGCGTCGGGCCGAAGACGTCGAAGCGCTGCGCGCCGCACTCGCCGACGGCACCATCGACATCGTCGCGACCGACCACGCCCCGCACCCCATCGAGGCGAAGCAGAGCGAGTGGGATGCCGCGGCGAACGGCATGGTCGGCCTCGAGTCCGCCCTCTCGGTCGTGCACGCCTCGGTCGTCGAGAACGGCCTGCTCGACTGGTCCGACGTCGCCCGCGTGCTCTCCTCGACCCCCGCCCGCATCGGCCGCCTCGCCGGACAGGGCGAGGGCATCGTGGCGGGCGCAGCACCCGAGGTGACGCTCTACGACCCCGCCGCGGCATCCGAGTTCGCACTCGATCGGCTCGCGGGCCGCAGCATCAACTCGCCCTACCTCGGCCGTTCGCTGCCCGGCCGCGTCGTCGCGACCTTCCACGCGGGCTACGCGACGCTGCTCGACGGCGTCGTGCTGCCAGCCGACGAGATCGCACGTCGCGCAGCCGTCGTCGGAGGTGCCCGTGGATAAGTGGGTCGGCGCGATCGTCGCGCTCGTGGTCGTCGCGGGCCTCCTCTGGCTCGCGTACCGCGCATGGCGCAAGCGCGAGACGCGCGACGCGACCCTGTCGGCGTAC
Encoded proteins:
- a CDS encoding dihydroorotase, translating into MTESFLITGATLASGERADIRIADGRITEVGRLTDAAGATIVDADGLIALPGLVDLHTHLREPGYEQSETVLTGTQAAAAGGFTAVFAMANTSPVADTAGVVEQVASLGTAAGYATVQPIGAVTVGLEGEQLAELGAMARSRANVRVFSDDGFCVFDPLLMRRALEYVKAFDGVVAQHAQEPRLTQGAQMNEGALSGELGLAGWPAVAEESIIARDVLLAEHVGSRLHVCHVSTAGSVEVIRWAKARGIDVTAEVTPHHLLLTEDLVASYDPRYKVNPPLRRAEDVEALRAALADGTIDIVATDHAPHPIEAKQSEWDAAANGMVGLESALSVVHASVVENGLLDWSDVARVLSSTPARIGRLAGQGEGIVAGAAPEVTLYDPAAASEFALDRLAGRSINSPYLGRSLPGRVVATFHAGYATLLDGVVLPADEIARRAAVVGGARG